The Lolium rigidum isolate FL_2022 chromosome 2, APGP_CSIRO_Lrig_0.1, whole genome shotgun sequence genomic interval CCGCCGTTCGGTCTCGCCGACGAGCGAGCTACGGCGACCATTTAGGAGCGGCGCTGGTACCATTATGCTCACGGTGACGTGCTGGTTTGAGTAGTGTACGTAGTTAGTCCGCGCGtgcccgggaacggcggcgccgtcgccgacatCCCGGCGGCAGAGGGCCCCCAAGCCACCTCGTCGATTTTGACCACGGTCAAAGCtaacgtggcagctgacgtggttcAGCCCCACCAGTCAGCCACTGTGTGGGTAGAGTTACTGGGTAACTCTAGTAGTTTTCTCTTTTAATTTAAATCCTATAAATTGCTGAAATTTTGAATGAATgtagaaaattcattttaactcataaaaatccaactgagatatcaaaatgatcctaaaaattaAATCTACCcaagaaaaatataatatggaatttttatttttaataaaaatttaattattttaaactcatcaaataagcattttcttttattctaaattcaaaacaaattccataattagtaaaactttccaaattaaatacaaaccagtaaataaataaagaaaacattaaaactaattttctttatttgttattttggtaaatccttattagagggatttaaaaccTGATTAATACTTATCTcaattattaaaaataataaagtgTCACATCCAagcttatttttatttcaaagttattaataactcccactttataataaagttattaaccatagaactatatggtaattaggaagccctaattccttattgaatgatattacaaccctatcatttcatgtgaaacccaaaaccctaattcaattaggaaccctagctccactatttcatgtgaaccttaatttgtttctaaacctaaaccctaggttagaacatgtgatcatgatactttcctaGTTCCGTAGCAACTAAACAAATGCCatgtcttcataaaataatagagaccatctctaatacattggtattacatgtgttcatgcctagatgatcaaataggaccaaccctaattcctatccttagaggcaacaaccttaattatccatatttagcatcacacccttgtgatgaaccataatagcaaccatgcccaataaTTGTGCATCATacaccatacacactaaaccctactagtgttataTATTTACGAACCAacttatttaggaaccaattgTTCATTACCTAGTGAAACCACTAGTAAACCCTAGACCACCTCCACTCTAATTGTATACTTCTTGTTacttaagtaatatgttcttcaaaagttattcttttgaagtaaataaagaatcatcatcaacccttcttataaggacctataaaccctagctagctagcaccaataagatgaaccaatcttgatagcaaccatgtataattaattgcttaagttgcttatgcttaagtaaagccaatcaagcctagttgctgatgaatccaaccctgttgtgatccatctactacttactccagaaaccaattagaaccatgtgaagttcagagtcttatcttttagggtgaaaatccaagatcttgccttaattggttgtgtctgacaaTGATCTTAccgaagacattgttttgagagcaggaaaatctaagatctttgatcaagcGACAACGGCGCTTGTCCACCGTTTCCATCTTcgagcttttggagagtctgaagttcaggtgttgtcttcgTGGTGGATGTATTATTGTTGCTAGGGCTAGAATGATGTTAtttgacttttatttcttagtttttttctcTTTGTTGGATGTGTGCATCTGTACTATCATTAAGATATTGTGTTGTTGCAGTGGCTAGGTGTATTTGGTATGATGGTATCTGCTGATATTAATATCCATTTATGGAAAATAAATATGTAGTTTGACCGGAGACATGCCGCATGAGGAACCTTGAATGAGTGTCAAGGTCATTCGAGTGAAAACTCTTAACAGATAAATATTGAAGTTAGTGGAGATGAAGACACCTCTAGAAAGGAAAACTCGTATCGAATCTAAGAGAGAAATGCTTAGATTACTGGAGATGAAGACATCGCAAGAAAGGAATAGTCGTATTGAGTTTCACGGATAAATGATAATGGTAGTGAAAATGAAGACACCGCTAGAAAGGATTAGACTTCAATTTAGTTACAGTCTTAGAGATGCTCACTCTAAAATGAGTTCGTACAATAACAAAGTTTGTAGCATGTAACACAATACAGTATATAAATTTATTTCTTGCGTAACTCAGCCAGCGAGAGAATAGGGTAGTCGGTATATAATATGGAGACTATTCATCAATCTATCTATCTAGGCGGTATGCCTATCCTCATGCCTTTCTCGCAGTGGCCGGGAATGGAGCAGATGTAGTAGGCCTTGCCGCCGGGCATCTCGAAGCTGTCGTTGCCGGTGGAGTAAACCTTGGCGCCGTGGGGGGCCTTGCACTCCATGTACCCAACCACATCCACCTCCACCACATTGTGTGCTCCCGGTTTGTACTTGAACACTTCGAGATATGACAATCAAATCAATCAAATATTAATAAAACGATCGATCCATTTTGCCGTTCCTGTTTAAGCACGATCCGTATCACTCACCTAGCATGTCGCCGGCCTGGATTGGCTTGTCGTTCTCCCAGCCTGCGACGCCGAAGCTCCACCCCTTGTCGCCGCCGACGGTCCACTCCGTTCTGTTGTAGCCACGGACGGCGATTGTCCCGATGAACCATGCCAGAATCAGCACGAGAACGATAGAGCTCAAGCTGCCGATGATTGGTCGTGCCATCGACGCTGATCTGCTTGCTCGTATGGCAGATTACACTCACGAGAACAAGATCGTCGACCGAGATGTCTCCCTTTTGTAGGCGCCTGGATGAGAGGCCGTGTATCTACGACATATGGTATCTTTaggatttagggcatctccaacggactGACGCATATCGGACGTTCAAAAGTTATCGTGAGCGTCCGTTTCCGTCGCCCCACGAACATATTTTGTCCACGCGTTTGTTTGCGTCTGGATGTGCTCCCAGCGGAGCGACTCATTTTTAGATTTACAACATATTTAAAAGCATAGAAATTACTACatagaaactatacaaagtaaTTGTAGAAGTCTAGACTACTTGTTGCCTGACGGCCCGGTCCCGTCATTGCGTcctccctcgtctgcttctccgccgcctaccgtgcggccgctagggctcggtgcgccaccgcgtcctctagcaggcactgcTGCAGCCTCGTGttcgcgccgccgccttctcctcctaggTAGACGCATCATGGTCATCGAaagaccatgagatgtcggagtcgtcgtcctctgcggctgcggcagccgccaccctgcggcgttccatctcggcgtcgaacgccgcgtgggccgcccgctcctcctctgcttccttctccgcttcagccagggccttGGCGTCCCTGGCCGGGTCGAGGAGCTCGTCGACGCTGTCGTCGTTGTCGAACTCCTCGTTGGAActcgaggccgaggaggaggagtgggaggtggaggtggaggtgaaggcgcggcagcctggccgcggccggcgctgctcatggtggctccggtggaggctgagcggcagcggcgctacggtggaggttctgcggtggctagggtttagtatgggaggagatgagatgctcgcgcccctgtttatataggtcggaggcacgaAGACGGCtgcggcacgcgtggcatcgccattacttcgcACGCAGAGGTAGGTGACagccgcgccacgcgaggcatcgccatttacgcggccgctgagaagacgcatcgacgctgggccACTGCTAGGCGGGCCCGACAAAACATCCGCTAGACGCGAGCGAACACTTTGcgcgtccacgcagcgtccgcagagacgcatccgaggcgcatatttgggttaGATTTACGTCGTCGCgatggcccgatcactttgcgtcgccccgctggaggtggtaccagatgcattttttggtctggtggacgcaaacggtcgctcagcatcCGTTTGTGTCTTATGACTCGCAAATCAACACGATACGCCGCACAAAAAGAGCATTGACATGCGAAACCACGAAACACATATATTGGGGAATTAATATCATTAACATTATTTGTTCCCATACATTCCATGGGCAGGCGAGATTGTCAGCTAAGGCAAGGAGCATATGAACTTCTGGTTCGACAGAAGGCTGAATGGTCAAAGCCCTGCACAAATTGCACCCGCATCAGTGGCTTTTGCAATATCCAGAACAGCAAAAATACGTACTTTATAAGAAGCTTTGCTGGGTTTCAGATGTACACTATCCATTATCCATACAAGCAATAGCTGAGTTCATCGAGCTCTTCgctcaaattcagaagaagacaGCTTTATTTGGcgcctctatctctatctctatctctatctctatctctatctctatctaaaAAGGAAGAACCTTCGGTCAGAGGTTTCGTCACACATATTTTCAACTTGACCAATTTGTCCTCCCACCTTCCCTCAAAACAAATTCAGCACGGCAACATCATTTCAATGCAACAGAATAAGCCGCATAATCACTTGACCAATTTGCCCTCCCACCTCCCTATAATCATTCAGCACGGCAACATCATTCCAGGAAAGTCCAGCGCATAATCACCACGGCAAAGCATCTCTATAGACAACCAAAACGCAGCATTATAATTCATGGCTATAGGAAAGGAAAGTACACACAGATTCATCAACACACCATTATGTCAGGCTACAGGAAAGGAAACCGCCCAGCCATTTCAAAGGAAACTGCAGCATTTCAGAGATGTCTCACATTTTAAAGGAAACTCCATCATTGCGGATCAACAATATTGGTAGAATCCTAATCCCCCAGCCATGCTTTCTGGTGCGTGCATATAAAGGGTACCTTGAACCATTGTTATGCCAGAGAACTCATCAGGGAGAGTAAAGGTACATAACCACACCTCTTAGTTGTATGCAATTTTCAAATTGCTGAGGAAACTTGCGGTTTCGTACCTTTCCTTATTTGTAATTTGTATGTATTTGATTATCATGTGGATCAACATGGAAATTTGAGGTGCACTTTGTTTGAAGAACTTCCCCATCAGGGAAACACGGATCACCTGAAAAAGGTATCAAGTTGTATGTACTTTACTCTCATGCGGATCACCAGCTGTATGCACTTTGTTTGAAGAACTTTCCCATCATGTGAAAATTTGCAGTAATCATGGTTTGAACAAATACCAATCTGTCAGATCATAATGTTTTAATAGTTCACTAATACCAATTTGATAGGATACTTGAGGTTTCATGCTTTGAGATCTATTTACCTTGCCTCATATCAGATTCGCTAGGAGGCCTTGTGTGTCCGATCATAATGCGTCTAGCCCAATCTTTTGCAGCTCCTCCATCTCCCTTGACCCAAAGTAGTTGATGTTGACTTTTGCCTGAGTCAGTATTTACTTGCTTGAGCCGGTGTTCTTTCACGGGCATTTATATGTCGCGCTATCTGAATCTACTGCTAGAAAGATCGTCAAGATTCTTGTCATTGTCATCCCAAGATTCTGGTGATCCCAGATGCTCAtgacaagaaaaaaaaactaatgaaAGCAAAAAAGAAGTGGCGTCCTGTCAATACCTACATGAAGAACATCGTCTGGAAGGAGATCTTTACATCCTAGGTCAGATACTTCGCACTTGTACTTATATATATAGTAATCACCTCCATTGTGGTAATCATCTATAGTTTATTTGCATCTATGTTGTTCTATCTAGATAACTACTTTTGATGCTAACCATATTTTTGTTCATTTGCAGGTTTTGTTCAGACGAAACTATATATAATATAAGCATGAAAGAGGATGGATGTGGATGCTGGATATAAACGCCTTCTTACAATATCCCCACTCTAATAAATCATGGGAAAATTTGCATGAAAGAGGACGGATGTCATTCGCAAAAAAAGAGAGGACGGATGTCGATGCTGGATATAAACGGCTTCTTACAATATCCCCACTCTGTAATAAAGCATGGGACAATTTGCTATTCATCGGTGACTATACACTGGTTTTTGTATTTTATGCACAACAAAGGACATGTTCAAgaatatttttttttcatttttaacaTTTATAGTGCATCGTGCTAAATAGTTTTGGTGTCGCTGGTGATAAATATAAAAAGTTGGCACTGTGTGCTATCAGCTTCATTTGGTGTGCAACCAACTATTTTATAGCAACTTGGACTGGTTTTCTTTTGTCAGTAATAACTAGACTGTCTTGCTTTGGATGCTTCCATGTTTTTCTTCCACCTTTCCTATCTGTATAGCTACGTTTGTAGGTCTAAAATTATTCAATTATATTTCCAGGCTTTAGTCAGGTTCAGACTATTTATAAGCACTAAACAATAATGATGTCGATGTGAGCTTGACTCTGTATATTGTTAGGAATAAGCAACTTGTATTAtctggggccaaaggccacaatatatagtacaggtATAGGTGCaattatgcaggaagccccctaacatatgggaaaactacaatatacaatatatacatctaacacccccctcaaactcatggtggatccacaacactgagtttggagagtaagaagtcatgctgcgctcgagtctgtgccttcgtaaagaaatccgccaactgcaaatctgaaggcacataatgaaccgcaacaacctcatcctgcacctgagcacgtgtataaaaagcatcaacaccaatatgcttggtcagctcatgcttgaccggatcacgtgcaatactgatagcacatgtactgtcagacaaaagtggagtgggtgtcgtgacagagaccccaaaatctgcaagcaaccaccgtaaccaagtcacctcagcagtcAACAAGGCCATAGCTCGCAACtctgcctcaacactcgaacgggaaaccgctgtctgtttcttcgtcttccaagcaatgagcgaaccaccaagaaacacacagtaagcagaaagggaacgacgatccgtaggatcaatcgcccacgtagcatccgagtagcactgaaGCTGGagggagctggaacggggaaagaaaaggcgacgagtgatcgtgccacgaagatagcgaagaacacggaggagatgactatagtgaatagTGGTAGGagttgagacaaactgactcagaatatgaacaggataagatatgtcaggacgagtgacagcaagataaactagactctcaacaagatggcgataacgcgtCGGGTCAGGAAGGGGATCACCatcggtaggacgaagcttaacattaagctccataggagtctcaacagtgcactcatccccaagagcaagtgatggcgtgtatttcacacgttcgttgggcaaccccaagaggaaggtatgatgagcacagcagcaagttttccctcagaaagaaaccaaggtttatcgaaccaggaggagccaagaagcacgttgaaggttgatggcggcgagatgtagtgcggcgcaacaccggagattccggcgccaacgtggaacctgcacaacacaaccaagctactttgccccaacgaaacgagtgaggttgtcaatctcaccggcttgctcgtaacaaaggattaaccgtattgtgtggaatatgattgtttgcgagagaaaacagtagaacaagtattgcgatgagattgtatttcaagtaaagagaattggaccggggtccacagctcactagaggtgtctctcccataagacgaacagcatgttgggtgaacaaattacagttgggcaattgacaaataaagagagcatgacaatgcacatacatatcatgatgagtatagtgagatttaattgggcattacgacaaagtacatagaccgccatccaaccgcatctatgcctaaaaagtccaccttcaagttatcatccgaacccctccaagtattaagttgcaaagcaacagtacaattgcattaagtatggtgcgtaatgtaatcaacaactacatccttagacatagcatcaatgttttatccctagtggcaacaacgacaacacaaccttagaactttctcatcatcgtcccggtgtcaatgcgggcatgaacccactatcgagcataagtactccctcttggagttaaaagcatctacttggccgtagcatctactaataacggagagcatgcaagatcataaacaacacataagcataactttgataatcaacataacaagtattctctattcatcggatcccaacaaacgcaacatatagaattacatatagatgatcttgatcatgataggcagctcacaagatccgacaatgatagcacaatggggagaagacaaccatctagctaccgctatggacccatagtccaggggtagactactcactcatcactccggaggcgaccatggcggcgtagagtcctccgggagatgattcccctctccggcagggtgccggaggcgatctccaggatcccccgagatgggatcggcggcgacggcgtctcagcaatgttttccgtatcgtggctctcggcatcgggggtttcgtcacggaggctatttgtaggcggaagggcaggtcaagaggcggcacagggggcccacaccacaggccggcgcggccaagggggggggccgcgccgccctagggtttggcgcccctgtggcccctcttcgtctctccttcggacttctggaagcttcgtgagaaaataggcctctgggcttttatttcgtccaattccgagaatatttctttactaggatttctgaaaccaaaaacaacagaaaacaaagaatcggcacttcggcatcttgttaataggttagttccgtaaaatgcacgaatatgacataaagtgtgcataaaacatgtagataacatcaataatgtggcatggaacacaagaaattatcgatacgttggagacgtatcagcatccccaagcttagttctcgctcgtcccgagcaggtaaaacgataacaaagataatttctggagtgacatgccatcataaacttgatcatactatttgtaaagcatatgtagtgaatgcagcgatcaaaacaatgtgtatgacatgagtaaacaagtgaatcataaagcaaagacttttcatgaatagcatttcaagacaagcatcaataagtcttgcataagagttaactcataaagcaataattcaaagtaaaggtattgaagcaacacaaaagaagattaagtttcagcggttgctttcaacttgtaacatgtatatctcatggatattgtcaacatagagtaacataataagtgcaataagcaagtatgtaagaatcaatgcacagttcacacaagtgtttgcttcttgaggtggagagaaataggtgaaccgactcaacattgaaagtaaaagaatggtcctcatagaggaaaagcatcgattgctatatttgtgctagagctttgattttgaaaacatgaaacaattttgtcaacggtagtaataaagcatatgcatcatgtaaattatatcttataagttgcaagcctcatgcatagtgtactaatagtgctcgcaccttgtcctaattagcttggactacccggattatcaccgcaatacatatgctttaaccaagtatcacaaaggggtacctctatgccgctcgtacaaaggtctaaggagaaagctcgcatttggatttctcgcttttgattattctcaacttagacatccataccgggacaacatagacaacagataatggactcctcttttaatgctttaagcattcaacaacaattaattcttttctcattagag includes:
- the LOC124687354 gene encoding basic blue protein-like, with the translated sequence MARPIIGSLSSIVLVLILAWFIGTIAVRGYNRTEWTVGGDKGWSFGVAGWENDKPIQAGDMLVFKYKPGAHNVVEVDVVGYMECKAPHGAKVYSTGNDSFEMPGGKAYYICSIPGHCEKGMRIGIPPR